From one Microthrixaceae bacterium genomic stretch:
- a CDS encoding transposase family protein, which yields MGLSMAQRRAVTNQMATKYRQATRPEKTQILDQLVELTGWHRDWARAQLRQAGTVRAAGSRKPRTPTYSARVVSGLEQCWRVARCPAGKRLAPMLETLVPLLRRDGELVLTDAEADLLVAMSAATIDRRLANSKAVAGFTGRSHTKPGSLLKSQIPIRTWSEWDENKPGFVEIDLVGHEGGNSYGEFCFTLTITDVATGWTVNRSIPNKAAIHVVEAIKHASARFPFPILGIDSDNGSEFINSHLYDYCLANKITFTRGRPGNKNDGSHVEQKNWTHVRSLVGYLRFDTPAELKLLNEIWDLDHHFTNLLCAQQKLISRERVGAKIIKRHDTAQTPHQRALAAGVLTPAKKAALTRARNTIRPGQLQRRIDQLAAQLERLALSKTAAPPRPINRAFNKRDRPEVLGEATN from the coding sequence ATGGGACTCTCGATGGCGCAACGGCGTGCGGTCACGAACCAGATGGCAACGAAGTACCGGCAGGCGACACGGCCGGAAAAGACACAGATCCTTGACCAACTCGTCGAGCTGACCGGCTGGCATCGCGACTGGGCCCGGGCACAGCTGCGCCAGGCCGGAACGGTCCGTGCCGCCGGGTCCCGCAAGCCCCGGACGCCAACGTATTCGGCCCGGGTGGTGTCAGGTCTGGAGCAGTGCTGGCGGGTCGCCCGCTGCCCGGCCGGCAAGCGCCTGGCGCCGATGCTCGAGACGCTGGTGCCGCTACTGCGCCGCGATGGCGAGCTCGTGCTCACCGACGCGGAGGCCGACCTGCTGGTGGCGATGTCGGCTGCGACGATCGATCGGCGCCTGGCGAACTCGAAAGCTGTCGCGGGGTTCACGGGCCGGTCCCACACCAAGCCGGGATCGTTGTTGAAATCGCAGATCCCGATCCGAACCTGGTCTGAATGGGACGAGAACAAACCCGGGTTCGTGGAGATCGACTTGGTCGGCCACGAAGGAGGCAACAGCTACGGCGAGTTCTGCTTCACCCTCACGATCACTGACGTGGCAACGGGTTGGACCGTGAACCGCTCGATCCCGAACAAGGCCGCGATCCACGTTGTCGAAGCGATCAAGCACGCCTCAGCACGGTTCCCGTTCCCGATCCTGGGCATCGATTCCGACAACGGTTCGGAGTTCATCAACTCCCATCTCTACGACTACTGCCTCGCCAACAAGATCACCTTCACCAGGGGCCGGCCCGGCAACAAGAACGACGGCAGCCACGTCGAGCAGAAGAACTGGACCCACGTCCGAAGCCTCGTCGGCTACCTCCGTTTCGACACCCCCGCCGAGCTCAAGCTCCTCAACGAGATCTGGGACCTCGACCACCACTTCACGAACCTGCTGTGCGCCCAACAGAAGCTGATCAGCCGCGAACGTGTCGGCGCCAAGATCATCAAACGCCACGACACCGCACAGACCCCGCACCAACGTGCCCTGGCCGCGGGCGTGCTCACCCCAGCGAAGAAGGCCGCTCTAACCCGGGCCCGCAACACCATCCGACCCGGGCAACTTCAACGCCGCATCGACCAACTCGCAGCGCAACTCGAACGCCTCGCCCTGTCCAAAACCGCTGCCCCACCCAGACCCATCAACCGGGCCTTCAACAAGCGCGACCGTCCGGAGGTCTTAGGTGAGGCAACGAACTAG